A single window of Nocardioides kongjuensis DNA harbors:
- a CDS encoding helix-turn-helix transcriptional regulator, with the protein MSRTPAPGARDQVARLLTLVPFLHHRDGVRLEEAAQLLGTTPKQVVQDLKVLFMCGLPGGLPDDLIDVDLDAIVTEEGSPVTEGVIRVENADYLARPLRLSATEASAMIVALRMLRDTAAAGANPELVDRVLAKLEAAAGAPHVEITPSPRDAQQVVAAQLTALVDQAVATGRQLRLLYFVPSRDEESERVVDPYGVVTHGVFSYLDAHCHRAEGERLFRLDRITKAELLPTSRTVPARAPRDLSDGLFTDDAAPDATIVTLRLEPPARWATDYYPMRDVRANDDGSAEVDLVVVDRRWLTRLLLRLAPHATVVHPSEFTDTFTARAQETLSLYR; encoded by the coding sequence ATGAGCCGCACCCCCGCACCGGGCGCACGGGACCAGGTGGCCCGGCTGCTGACCCTGGTCCCGTTCCTGCACCATCGCGACGGCGTCCGGCTGGAGGAGGCCGCCCAGCTGTTGGGTACGACGCCCAAGCAGGTCGTGCAGGACCTCAAGGTCCTGTTCATGTGCGGACTGCCGGGCGGGCTGCCGGACGACCTGATCGACGTCGACCTGGACGCCATCGTCACCGAGGAGGGCAGCCCGGTCACGGAGGGCGTGATCCGGGTCGAGAACGCCGACTACCTCGCCCGGCCGCTGCGGCTGAGCGCGACGGAGGCCTCGGCGATGATCGTCGCCCTCCGGATGCTCCGCGACACCGCGGCCGCCGGCGCCAATCCCGAGCTCGTCGACCGCGTGCTCGCCAAGCTCGAGGCCGCCGCCGGCGCACCGCACGTCGAGATCACGCCCTCGCCGCGCGATGCCCAGCAGGTGGTCGCCGCCCAGCTGACGGCGCTCGTCGACCAGGCCGTGGCCACCGGCCGGCAGCTGCGGCTGCTCTACTTCGTGCCCTCGCGCGACGAGGAGTCCGAGCGGGTCGTCGATCCCTACGGCGTGGTCACCCACGGCGTGTTCTCCTACCTCGACGCCCACTGCCACCGTGCGGAGGGCGAGCGGCTGTTCCGGCTGGACCGGATCACCAAGGCCGAGCTCCTCCCGACGTCGCGTACCGTCCCGGCCCGCGCGCCGCGGGACCTCAGTGACGGGCTGTTCACCGACGACGCCGCCCCGGACGCGACCATCGTGACCCTCCGCCTGGAGCCCCCGGCGCGGTGGGCGACCGACTACTACCCGATGCGCGACGTGCGTGCCAACGACGACGGCTCGGCCGAGGTCGACCTGGTGGTGGTGGACCGCAGGTGGTTGACGAGGCTGCTGCTGCGGCTGGCGCCGCACGCGACGGTGGTCCACCCCTCGGAATTCACCGACACTTTCACCGCTCGCGCACAGGAGACCCTCAGTCTGTACCGGTGA
- a CDS encoding helix-turn-helix transcriptional regulator: MPAPKSERLLNLLIMLLVQRRPIAKERIRELLYPDSRPDAFEKMFERDKEELRSLGVPVEVATIDPLFEDEVGYRVPPEAFALPDVELTPEEAAVVGIASRVWQHATMAQATTDAVRKLTAAGIDVDLDALEIARPLLTAEEPAFEKCWVAVCERNAIEFDYQRPDADAPMRRRVQPWGVVRYSGRWYLVGYDADRAAERVFRLSRVQGEVELVGPPRAYDVPPETDVREIARRMAPPTPSTTAVLLVRDGAGHGLRRSAERIEVGVEGPDDRTGWDRLVLVRPTQGLADEVLSHGPDVVLVEPAAIREQVVARLEQVAG, from the coding sequence ATGCCAGCACCGAAGAGTGAGCGTCTCCTCAACCTGCTGATCATGCTCCTGGTGCAGCGCAGGCCGATCGCCAAGGAGCGGATCCGCGAGCTGCTGTACCCGGACTCACGCCCGGACGCCTTCGAGAAGATGTTCGAGCGTGACAAGGAGGAGCTGCGCAGCCTCGGCGTGCCCGTCGAGGTCGCGACGATCGACCCGCTCTTCGAGGACGAGGTCGGCTACCGCGTCCCGCCGGAGGCGTTCGCGCTGCCCGACGTCGAGCTGACGCCCGAGGAGGCCGCCGTCGTCGGCATCGCCTCGCGGGTGTGGCAGCACGCGACGATGGCGCAGGCGACCACCGACGCCGTGCGCAAGCTCACCGCAGCCGGGATCGACGTCGACCTGGACGCCCTGGAGATCGCCCGACCACTGCTGACCGCCGAGGAGCCGGCGTTCGAGAAGTGCTGGGTCGCGGTGTGCGAGCGCAACGCGATCGAGTTCGACTACCAGCGCCCGGACGCGGACGCCCCGATGCGGCGCCGGGTCCAGCCGTGGGGAGTCGTGCGGTACTCGGGGCGTTGGTACCTCGTCGGGTACGACGCCGACCGCGCCGCCGAGCGGGTCTTCCGGCTCTCCCGGGTGCAGGGCGAGGTCGAGCTGGTGGGCCCGCCGCGCGCCTACGACGTCCCGCCGGAGACCGACGTGCGCGAGATCGCCCGCCGGATGGCGCCGCCGACGCCGAGCACGACCGCCGTGCTGCTGGTCCGCGACGGAGCCGGCCACGGCCTGCGTCGCTCCGCGGAGCGGATCGAGGTCGGCGTCGAGGGACCCGACGACCGGACCGGTTGGGACCGGCTGGTGCTGGTCCGCCCCACCCAGGGCCTGGCCGACGAGGTGTTGTCGCACGGTCCCGACGTCGTCCTCGTCGAGCCGGCCGCGATCCGGGAGCAGGTCGTCGCCCGCCTCGAGCAGGTGGCCGGATGA
- a CDS encoding FKBP-type peptidyl-prolyl cis-trans isomerase, with translation MRLRRPSVLLLSTLLPASLALAACGGSDSDEVKGLDAVTISGPVGEAPKLDWKSVMTAKKPAAKVITEGDGATLKKGDVVRVEFTLADGWTHKVPFDSYDATSLSTLVTVGTDKEPQSLTDLLSLGFADEIKAGQKVGSRIAVTVGSDVAFGGYLGSQAASLLAGLDIGNEDGLLFVADIAGIAGPEGTEEAAPAWAPKIVETDGAPTGLDFKGTPKPSGDLEVATLTKGSGPVVTKGQTILAHYLGQIPGADKPFDENYSKGTGLEAVVGGKDASVVKGWSQALVGLPVGSRVLIQIPPKLGYGDKAQGEDIPANSTLYFVVDILDAADTPPKPEPAPEATPTDGAAPTDGATDPSAEPSTDASTEE, from the coding sequence ATGCGCCTGCGACGTCCCTCCGTGCTCCTCCTGTCGACCCTGCTGCCGGCGAGCCTCGCGCTCGCCGCGTGCGGCGGATCGGACTCCGACGAGGTCAAGGGCCTCGACGCCGTCACGATCAGCGGCCCGGTCGGCGAGGCGCCGAAGCTGGACTGGAAGTCCGTGATGACCGCGAAGAAGCCGGCGGCGAAGGTCATCACCGAGGGCGACGGCGCGACGCTGAAGAAGGGCGACGTGGTGCGCGTGGAGTTCACCCTCGCCGACGGCTGGACGCACAAGGTCCCGTTCGACAGCTACGACGCGACGTCGCTGAGCACACTGGTCACGGTCGGCACCGACAAGGAGCCGCAGTCCCTGACCGACCTGCTGTCCCTCGGCTTCGCCGACGAGATCAAGGCGGGCCAGAAGGTCGGCAGCCGCATCGCGGTCACCGTGGGCAGCGACGTCGCCTTCGGCGGCTACCTCGGCAGCCAGGCCGCCAGCCTGCTGGCGGGCCTCGACATCGGCAACGAGGACGGGCTCCTCTTCGTCGCAGACATCGCCGGCATCGCCGGCCCGGAGGGCACCGAGGAGGCTGCACCGGCGTGGGCGCCGAAGATCGTCGAGACCGACGGCGCGCCGACCGGCCTCGACTTCAAGGGCACGCCGAAGCCGTCCGGTGACCTCGAGGTCGCCACGCTGACCAAGGGCTCCGGCCCGGTCGTCACCAAGGGCCAGACCATCCTGGCCCACTACCTCGGCCAGATCCCGGGGGCCGACAAGCCCTTCGACGAGAACTACTCCAAGGGCACGGGCCTCGAGGCCGTCGTCGGCGGCAAGGACGCCAGCGTCGTCAAGGGCTGGTCGCAGGCCCTCGTCGGCCTGCCCGTCGGCAGCCGCGTGCTGATCCAGATCCCGCCGAAGCTCGGCTACGGCGACAAGGCCCAGGGCGAGGACATCCCCGCCAACTCGACGCTCTACTTCGTCGTCGACATCCTCGACGCCGCCGACACCCCGCCGAAGCCGGAGCCGGCCCCCGAGGCCACGCCGACCGACGGCGCGGCTCCGACCGACGGCGCCACCGACCCCAGCGCCGAGCCGAGCACGGATGCCAGCACCGAAGAGTGA
- the pafA gene encoding Pup--protein ligase has product MDRRIFGIENEYGVTCTFRGQRRLSPDEVARYLFRKVVSWGRSSNVFLRNGARLYLDVGSHPEYATPECDDVTELVTHDKAGERVLEGLLLDAEQRLHDEGIAGEIYLFKNNTDSAGNSYGCHENYLVSRAGEFSRLADVLIPFLVTRQIIVGAGKVTQTPRGTSYSVSQRAEHIWEGVSSATTRSRPIINTRDEPHADAEKYRRLHVIVGDSNMSETTTMLKVASCDLVLRMIEEGVVMRDLTMENPIRAIREISHDVTGRRKVRLANGREASALDIQGEYLSKARDFVDRRGISTPIIERSLDLWERGLKAVESDDLSLVDREIDWVIKWKLIDRYRAKHGIPLSHPRVAQLDLAYHDIHRGRGLYYLLEKRGSVARVSSDLKIFEAKSVPPQNTRARLRGEFIRRAQERRRDFTVDWVHLKLNDQAQRTVLCKDPFRAYDERVQRLIDGM; this is encoded by the coding sequence ATGGACCGTCGGATCTTCGGGATCGAGAACGAGTACGGCGTCACGTGCACGTTTCGCGGACAGCGGCGGCTGAGCCCCGACGAGGTCGCGCGCTACCTGTTCCGCAAGGTCGTCAGCTGGGGCCGCAGCAGCAACGTCTTCCTGCGCAACGGTGCGCGGCTCTACCTCGACGTCGGCAGCCACCCGGAGTACGCCACGCCCGAGTGCGACGACGTCACCGAGCTGGTCACCCACGACAAGGCGGGGGAGCGGGTCCTCGAGGGCCTGCTGCTGGACGCCGAGCAGCGGCTGCACGACGAGGGGATCGCGGGCGAGATCTACCTGTTCAAGAACAACACCGACTCGGCCGGCAACTCCTACGGCTGCCACGAGAACTACCTCGTCTCCCGGGCCGGGGAGTTCTCCCGGCTGGCCGACGTGCTGATCCCGTTCCTGGTGACCCGCCAGATCATCGTGGGCGCCGGGAAGGTGACCCAGACGCCACGCGGCACGAGCTACTCGGTGAGCCAGCGCGCCGAGCACATCTGGGAGGGCGTGAGCAGCGCGACGACGCGCAGCCGCCCGATCATCAACACCCGCGACGAGCCGCACGCCGACGCCGAGAAGTACCGCCGCCTCCACGTCATCGTCGGAGACTCGAACATGAGCGAGACGACGACGATGCTCAAGGTGGCCTCGTGCGACCTGGTGCTGCGGATGATCGAGGAGGGCGTGGTGATGCGCGACCTCACGATGGAGAACCCGATCCGGGCGATCCGCGAGATCTCCCACGACGTCACCGGCCGCCGCAAGGTCCGCCTCGCCAACGGCCGGGAGGCGAGCGCCCTCGACATCCAGGGCGAGTACCTCTCCAAGGCCCGCGACTTCGTCGACCGCCGCGGCATCTCCACGCCGATCATCGAGCGGTCCCTCGACCTGTGGGAGCGCGGGCTCAAGGCCGTCGAGTCCGACGACCTCAGCCTGGTCGACCGCGAGATCGACTGGGTCATCAAGTGGAAGCTGATCGACCGCTACCGCGCCAAGCACGGCATCCCGCTCAGCCACCCCCGGGTCGCACAGCTCGACCTCGCCTACCACGACATCCACCGCGGCCGCGGCCTCTACTACCTGCTGGAGAAGCGCGGCTCGGTCGCCCGGGTGAGCAGCGACCTGAAGATCTTCGAGGCCAAGTCCGTCCCGCCGCAGAACACCCGCGCGCGGCTGCGTGGCGAGTTCATCCGGCGCGCGCAGGAGCGGCGCCGTGACTTCACCGTCGACTGGGTGCACCTCAAGCTGAACGACCAGGCGCAGCGCACCGTGCTGTGCAAGGACCCGTTCCGGGCGTACGACGAGCGCGTGCAACGCCTGATCGACGGCATGTGA
- a CDS encoding FAD-dependent oxidoreductase, with the protein MDAPEEFSESYDAVVLGGGAAGLLTALLLARGGCSVAVLEARQVGDGTTGHSTGKVSLLQGTKLQRALRTNPLPVVRRYVEAGAEGQAWLRRYCEGHGLPVAGRVATTYATTDRGEDRVRAELDAATRAGLAVRTTTDTELPFPVRGAVELDDQFQVDPSRLLSLLVADVEAEGGEVHERVRAVEVHRSGDGVRVRTDGGRYLRAGVAVVATNQPVLLRGLFFARMQASRSYAATFESPWAPDGMHLSADDDVRSLRSTESGGERLLMVGGAGHVTGRGSASAHRDRLLDWARASFPEARLRTVWSAQDQSPVDGLPYAGPAVPGDHRVQVVTGFDKWGLSTAPAAALLLAADLLGGTRPDWADALRTWAPRQVRAAPRAALTNAEVGWQMACGHAGRLLAGDRPPVCTHLGGVLAWNDAEDSWDCPLHGSRFAPDGTVLEGPAVRPLR; encoded by the coding sequence ATGGACGCGCCAGAAGAGTTCTCGGAGTCGTACGACGCAGTGGTGCTCGGGGGCGGTGCAGCCGGCCTCCTCACCGCCCTCCTGCTGGCCCGCGGAGGCTGCTCGGTGGCGGTCCTGGAGGCCCGGCAGGTGGGCGACGGCACCACCGGGCACAGCACCGGCAAGGTGAGCCTCCTGCAGGGCACGAAGCTGCAGCGGGCCCTGCGCACCAACCCGCTCCCGGTGGTCCGGCGCTATGTCGAAGCCGGCGCGGAGGGCCAGGCCTGGCTGCGCCGGTACTGCGAGGGGCACGGACTGCCGGTCGCGGGCCGCGTTGCGACGACCTACGCGACGACGGACAGGGGCGAGGACCGGGTCAGGGCCGAGCTGGACGCTGCGACACGGGCGGGGCTCGCCGTCCGCACGACCACGGACACCGAGCTGCCGTTCCCGGTGCGCGGTGCCGTCGAGCTCGACGACCAGTTCCAGGTCGATCCCTCCCGCCTGCTGAGCCTGCTGGTCGCCGACGTCGAGGCCGAGGGCGGTGAGGTGCACGAGCGGGTGCGGGCCGTGGAGGTGCACCGCTCCGGCGACGGGGTCCGGGTACGGACCGACGGCGGGCGGTACCTGCGGGCCGGTGTCGCCGTGGTCGCCACCAACCAACCCGTGCTGCTGCGGGGACTCTTCTTCGCCCGGATGCAGGCGTCCCGGTCCTACGCCGCGACCTTCGAGAGCCCGTGGGCACCGGACGGGATGCACCTGTCGGCCGACGACGACGTGCGCTCGCTCAGGTCGACGGAGTCCGGCGGGGAGCGGCTGCTGATGGTCGGCGGCGCCGGTCACGTCACCGGACGTGGCTCGGCGTCGGCGCACCGGGACCGGCTGCTGGACTGGGCGCGGGCGAGCTTCCCGGAAGCGAGGCTGCGCACCGTGTGGTCCGCACAGGACCAGTCGCCCGTCGACGGCCTGCCGTACGCCGGCCCCGCCGTCCCCGGTGACCACCGGGTCCAGGTGGTGACCGGGTTCGACAAGTGGGGCCTCAGCACGGCTCCGGCGGCCGCGCTGCTGCTCGCCGCCGACCTCCTGGGCGGTACCCGCCCCGACTGGGCCGACGCCCTGCGCACCTGGGCCCCGCGCCAGGTGCGGGCCGCGCCCCGCGCGGCGCTCACGAACGCCGAGGTGGGCTGGCAGATGGCCTGCGGCCACGCCGGGCGCCTCCTCGCCGGTGACCGGCCTCCCGTGTGCACCCACCTCGGCGGCGTACTGGCGTGGAACGACGCCGAGGACTCCTGGGACTGCCCGCTCCACGGGTCCCGCTTCGCCCCCGACGGGACGGTCCTCGAGGGGCCGGCTGTTCGTCCGCTGCGGTGA
- the prcA gene encoding proteasome subunit alpha, which translates to MSTPFYVSPEQLMKDRADFARKGIARGRSLAAVQYADGVLLVTENPSQALHKVSELYDRLAFAAVGRYNEFENLRIAGVRLADMRGYAYDRRDVTGRGLANAYAQTLGTIFSSGGEKPYEVEIFVAEVGATAADDQIYRLTYEGRVADEHGFAVMGGDSETVSSYLSSHYAAGASLGEALTVAVAALGHTGDGDRVIPVEDLEVAVLDRTRTQPRKFSRLRPARVAELLGPRGTPEHAAPLPEDGAPGSGSSDPATDDPADPTDQVSGDVAPLENPTNGEPPSGEPPVAPPL; encoded by the coding sequence ATGAGCACCCCCTTCTACGTCTCGCCCGAGCAGCTGATGAAGGACCGGGCCGACTTCGCCCGCAAGGGCATCGCCCGCGGCCGGTCCCTCGCAGCGGTGCAGTACGCCGACGGCGTACTCCTCGTGACCGAGAACCCCTCGCAGGCCCTGCACAAGGTCTCCGAGCTCTACGACCGGCTCGCGTTCGCCGCGGTCGGTCGCTACAACGAGTTCGAGAACCTCCGCATCGCAGGTGTCCGGCTCGCCGACATGCGCGGCTACGCCTACGACCGCCGCGACGTCACCGGCCGGGGCCTGGCCAACGCCTATGCGCAGACCCTCGGCACGATCTTCTCCTCCGGCGGCGAGAAGCCGTACGAGGTGGAGATCTTCGTCGCCGAGGTCGGCGCCACCGCCGCCGACGACCAGATCTACCGCCTCACCTACGAGGGCCGGGTCGCCGACGAGCACGGCTTCGCGGTGATGGGCGGCGACAGCGAGACCGTGTCGTCCTACCTCTCGTCGCACTACGCCGCCGGCGCGTCACTGGGCGAGGCCCTGACCGTCGCGGTCGCCGCGCTCGGTCACACCGGCGACGGCGACCGGGTCATCCCCGTCGAGGACCTCGAGGTCGCCGTCCTCGACCGGACCCGCACCCAGCCGCGGAAGTTCTCGCGGCTGCGTCCGGCCCGGGTCGCCGAGCTCCTCGGCCCGCGGGGCACTCCCGAGCACGCAGCCCCGCTCCCCGAGGACGGCGCTCCCGGGAGCGGTTCCTCCGACCCGGCCACCGACGACCCCGCCGACCCGACCGACCAGGTCTCCGGTGACGTCGCGCCGCTGGAGAACCCCACGAACGGCGAGCCGCCCTCCGGCGAGCCCCCGGTCGCCCCGCCGCTCTGA
- the prcB gene encoding proteasome subunit beta has protein sequence MSDARIPGAFLRPGTSSFSDFLAENAPDLLPARRSLPAGSAAEIAPHGTTIVAVTFPGGLVMAGDRRATMGNVIAQRDIQKVFPADEYSVVGIAGTAGLAVEMVRLFQVELEHYEKIEGSILSLDGKANRLSALIRANLGMAMQGLAVVPMFAGFDLDSGTGRIFGYDVTGGRHEEASFFTVGSGSLFARGALKKLWHEGLSSDDAVRVCLQALYDAADDDSATGGPDLTRRIFPIVWVVTADGAVQLDEAAIGALADQVVGARMDRPDGPLAPLPGAGEEA, from the coding sequence ATGAGCGACGCACGCATCCCGGGTGCTTTCCTGCGCCCTGGCACCTCCTCGTTCAGCGACTTCCTGGCCGAGAACGCCCCTGACCTGCTGCCGGCGCGCCGGTCGCTGCCGGCCGGCAGCGCCGCCGAGATCGCGCCCCACGGCACCACGATCGTCGCCGTCACCTTCCCGGGCGGCCTGGTGATGGCCGGCGACCGGCGCGCCACGATGGGCAACGTGATCGCCCAGCGCGACATCCAGAAGGTGTTCCCGGCCGACGAGTACTCCGTGGTCGGCATCGCCGGCACCGCCGGGCTCGCGGTCGAGATGGTCCGCCTCTTCCAGGTCGAGCTCGAGCACTACGAGAAGATCGAGGGCTCGATCCTCTCCCTCGACGGCAAGGCCAACCGGCTCTCCGCACTCATCCGCGCCAACCTCGGCATGGCGATGCAGGGGCTGGCCGTCGTCCCGATGTTCGCGGGCTTCGACCTCGACAGCGGCACCGGCCGGATCTTCGGCTACGACGTCACCGGCGGCCGACACGAGGAGGCCTCCTTCTTCACCGTCGGCTCGGGCTCGTTGTTCGCGCGCGGCGCCCTGAAGAAGCTGTGGCACGAGGGCCTGTCGTCCGACGACGCCGTCCGGGTCTGCCTCCAGGCGCTCTACGACGCCGCCGACGACGACTCCGCGACCGGAGGCCCCGACCTGACCCGCCGGATCTTCCCGATCGTGTGGGTGGTGACCGCCGACGGCGCCGTCCAGCTCGACGAGGCCGCGATCGGCGCGCTCGCCGACCAGGTCGTGGGCGCCCGGATGGACCGACCCGACGGACCGCTCGCACCCCTGCCCGGCGCAGGCGAGGAGGCCTGA
- a CDS encoding ubiquitin-like protein Pup → MAQEQKQPRKSDEAEETTEVAPESDVAERKEALDDDVDAILDEIDDVLETNAEDFVKSFIQKGGE, encoded by the coding sequence ATGGCCCAGGAGCAGAAGCAGCCGCGCAAGTCCGACGAGGCGGAGGAGACGACCGAGGTCGCTCCCGAGTCCGACGTGGCCGAGCGCAAGGAGGCCCTCGACGACGACGTCGACGCGATCCTCGACGAGATCGACGACGTGCTCGAGACGAACGCCGAGGACTTCGTGAAGTCGTTCATCCAGAAGGGCGGCGAGTAG
- the dop gene encoding depupylase/deamidase Dop has product MSVRRVMGTEVEYGISVQGQPTANPMVASSQVVNAYASATVRARRARWDFEEESPLRDARGFDMSRQIADPTQLTDEDLGLANVILTNGARLYVDHAHPEYSTPEVVTPLDVVRWDKAGEQVMLDAARRAQQLPGNPQIVLYKNNTDNKGASYGAHENYLMRRSTPFADIVRHLTPFFVSRQVFCGAGRVGKGQDGREHGFQISQRADFFEVEVGLETTLKRPIINTRDEPHADPERYRRLHVIIGDANLSEIATYLKVGTTSLVLAMIEDKFIGRDLVVDMPVASLRAVSHDPSLRQTVTMADGRRLTGIQLQLEFLDLAKKYVEDRYGADADPQTVDVLTRWEDVLGRLESDPMSLADQLDWVAKLKLIEQYRSRDGLAWDDAKLQLIDYQYSDIRPEKGLYHRLVGAGRIQRLLTDDEVEQAMTNPPEQTRAYFRGRCLEKYAPDIAAASWDSVIFDLPGRESLQRVPTIDPLRGSKAHVGELIDRCATADELVRALSR; this is encoded by the coding sequence ATGAGCGTGCGCCGCGTGATGGGCACCGAGGTGGAGTACGGCATCTCGGTCCAGGGCCAGCCGACCGCGAATCCGATGGTGGCCTCGTCCCAGGTCGTCAACGCCTACGCGTCGGCGACCGTGCGAGCGCGCCGCGCCCGGTGGGACTTCGAGGAGGAGTCACCACTGCGCGATGCCCGCGGCTTCGACATGTCGCGCCAGATCGCGGATCCCACCCAGCTCACCGACGAGGACCTGGGCCTCGCGAACGTCATCCTCACCAACGGTGCCCGGCTCTACGTCGACCACGCACACCCGGAGTACTCCACGCCCGAGGTGGTCACCCCGCTCGACGTCGTCCGCTGGGACAAGGCGGGGGAGCAGGTCATGCTCGACGCGGCACGCCGCGCCCAGCAGCTGCCCGGCAACCCGCAGATCGTGCTCTACAAGAACAACACGGACAACAAGGGTGCGTCGTACGGCGCGCACGAGAACTACCTCATGCGCCGCTCGACCCCGTTCGCCGACATCGTGCGGCACCTGACGCCCTTCTTCGTCAGCCGGCAGGTGTTCTGCGGCGCCGGCAGGGTCGGGAAGGGCCAGGACGGTCGCGAGCACGGCTTCCAGATCAGCCAGCGTGCCGACTTCTTCGAGGTCGAGGTCGGTCTCGAGACCACGCTCAAGCGACCGATCATCAACACCCGCGACGAGCCGCACGCCGACCCCGAGCGCTACCGCCGGCTGCACGTCATCATCGGTGACGCGAACCTGTCCGAGATCGCGACGTATCTCAAGGTCGGCACCACGTCGCTGGTCCTGGCGATGATCGAGGACAAGTTCATCGGCCGCGACCTCGTCGTCGACATGCCGGTCGCCTCACTGCGCGCGGTGTCCCACGACCCGTCGCTGCGACAGACGGTGACCATGGCCGACGGGCGCCGGTTGACGGGCATCCAGCTCCAGCTGGAGTTCCTGGACCTGGCGAAGAAGTACGTGGAGGACCGCTACGGTGCCGACGCGGACCCGCAGACGGTCGACGTGCTCACCCGGTGGGAGGACGTGCTGGGCCGCCTCGAGTCCGACCCGATGTCGCTGGCCGACCAGCTCGACTGGGTGGCGAAGCTGAAGCTGATCGAGCAGTACCGCTCCCGCGACGGTCTGGCCTGGGACGACGCGAAGCTGCAGCTGATCGACTACCAGTACTCCGACATCCGCCCCGAGAAGGGTCTCTACCACCGCCTGGTCGGTGCAGGCCGGATCCAGCGGCTGCTCACCGACGACGAGGTCGAGCAGGCGATGACCAACCCGCCCGAGCAGACCCGCGCGTACTTCCGCGGCCGCTGCCTCGAGAAGTACGCCCCTGACATCGCCGCCGCGTCGTGGGACTCGGTGATCTTCGACCTGCCCGGGCGCGAGTCGCTCCAGCGGGTCCCGACGATCGACCCGCTGCGCGGCAGCAAGGCTCACGTCGGCGAGCTGATCGATCGGTGTGCGACGGCTGACGAGTTGGTCCGCGCACTCAGCCGCTGA
- a CDS encoding DUF1206 domain-containing protein — protein sequence MEQRTEQAAREASDHPAMTGVARAGMAAYGVVYVIVAWLAAQLVLGSPDGSASGQGALEQVRDRPMGAVVLWLVAVGLCGLALWEACQAVGGHRDEEGARRWVGRAVSAGRGVVFAVLAVLAIRTASGSGSSGGSGSGSDGVTGRLMALPVGPAIVVLVGLGIAAVGVFSIVHAVSDRWRRGLEPEARAGALGRVVTVLARVGFGARGLAFLVLAGMFVWSALTHDPAKSGGLDQAIVRFRDEPFGPALMLVVAAGLGCYGVFHLLRAAFLRGD from the coding sequence GTGGAGCAGCGCACGGAGCAGGCGGCGCGGGAGGCGAGCGACCACCCGGCGATGACCGGCGTGGCGCGGGCCGGGATGGCGGCGTACGGCGTGGTCTACGTGATCGTCGCCTGGCTGGCGGCGCAGCTGGTCCTGGGCAGTCCCGACGGCTCGGCGTCCGGGCAGGGTGCGCTGGAGCAGGTGCGCGACCGGCCGATGGGCGCGGTGGTGCTGTGGCTGGTCGCGGTGGGGCTGTGCGGCCTGGCGCTCTGGGAGGCCTGCCAGGCGGTCGGTGGCCACCGCGACGAGGAGGGCGCACGCCGATGGGTCGGCCGCGCGGTGTCCGCAGGGCGCGGCGTGGTGTTCGCTGTGCTCGCGGTGCTGGCGATCCGGACGGCCAGCGGCTCCGGCAGCTCCGGCGGCTCCGGCAGCGGCTCGGACGGAGTGACCGGACGGCTGATGGCGTTGCCGGTCGGACCGGCGATCGTGGTGCTCGTCGGTCTCGGCATCGCGGCGGTGGGCGTGTTCAGCATCGTCCATGCGGTCTCGGACCGGTGGCGACGCGGCCTGGAGCCGGAGGCGAGGGCAGGGGCGCTGGGCCGGGTGGTGACCGTGCTGGCCAGGGTCGGATTCGGCGCTCGCGGCCTGGCGTTCCTGGTGCTGGCCGGGATGTTCGTGTGGAGCGCGCTCACCCACGACCCGGCGAAGTCGGGCGGCCTGGACCAGGCGATCGTGCGGTTCCGGGACGAGCCGTTCGGTCCGGCCCTGATGCTCGTGGTCGCGGCGGGGCTCGGGTGCTACGGGGTGTTCCACCTGCTGCGCGCGGCGTTCCTGCGCGGGGACTGA